The genomic stretch TTATCCTCTCCCATAACGAGGATGTTGAAGCGTCCCTGTTCCTTCAATGCTGCGTATTGTGGGGTCCCCGGACCGATCGCATCTGCTATTTCGCTGTATATGTCTCCGGATTTTGCATGAAGCGCGAAATATAAACGGAGACCTGACCCTGCCGCAATAGCAAGTATTCCGCACAAAACTATAAGGATCATTGATTTGGATAATTTCACAGGTCAGTCCTCCAGCTGCGGTTATTTTCTTTGTAAAGGTGTTTTTTTCTTATGAAGTGTTCGACCGAAGGAGGGACCAGGAAGCGTATGCTCCTGTTGTTTTTTACTCTGTCTCTGAGCTCGGTGCTGGAAATTGCCAGCAAAGGTATTTCAAGCGGTATAATTGCTGTCCTCAGTTCGTCAGGGAGTTCCTCCATGCGCTTGTGTGTATACCCATAGCGGCTGACCGCTACAAACTTGCACATGCCCATAATATCCTCTGGGTCTTTCCATGAAACGATATCCAGAACTGCATCGAGTCCGGTTATAAAATAAAACTCCGTATCAATATATTCCGGCATCTTCCGCAGAGTCCTCAGTGTTTCTATAGTGTAGCTGTTGCCGATCCTGTCTATTTCGATCCGGGAGACATCAAAATATGGGCAATCAACAGTGGCAAGGACGGTCATAATGTATCTGTCCTCTGCCGATGTTATATGCTGGCCTGTTTTATGAGGCGGCTGTCCCGTTGGTACAAAAAGAACTTCGGACAGTTCAAATGCAGCGTGAGCTTCATCTGCCGCACGAAGGTGCCCATAGTGGATAGGGTCAAAAGTTCCGCCCATTATGCCTATGCGTCTCTTACGGCTGTTATCCATATTATCCACTCTGAATTACTCTTCTTCGCCAGGGACCTGAGATCCCGCTGTTTCGTCAGGATCGTCGTCCGGAAAATCAGAAGGGTAGTAATCCGGATAAAAATTAAATTCTTTATAGCCTATTATGACAGAATCGCCATCTTTTGCTCCAGCCGCCTCCAGGAGTTGCTCAACCTTGTATTTACGGAGCAGGAGGGTAAATCTTGCTACATTCTCATCCTGCCCCATATCATACCGCTCTGTTGCTTTTTCAAGCTGGCGGTGCATGATCCTGTACCCACCTCCATGCAGGCGTATTATCTGTATTTTATTTCTGCGCCGTACCGGGACCTTATCTTCATTTGAGGTTTCCAGGGCATAGAGCCTGACCTCGCTGTGCGGCCTGGGATTTGCATCAGTAAAGGTTATGATCTGTTTTACCATTTCCGGGATACCCTCTTCTGTTAAGGCGCTGACCACACAGAAAGGTATATCCTGTGATTTAAAATGTTCTCTGAGTCTGCAGGTAAGTTCATCGGGTCCATTAAGTTCATCAACTTTGTTTGCCACAACAAAATATGGGCGGTCTGCAAGTTTGTCATCGTATAGGCGCATTTCACTGCGAACTGTCTCCAGCTCATCGATCATCGCATCGAAATCGCCGCATTCCAGACTCAATACATGTATCAGAAGTCTGCAGCGGTCGATATGTCTCAGGAATTCAAGCCCTAGGCCCTTGTTCATATGGGCTCCTTCTATAAGGCCCGGAATGTCGGCAATTACAACTTGCTCATATCCTGTAGTCAGCACGCCCAGATTTGGTGAAAGCGTAGTGAACGGGTAGTCTGCTATTCTAGGCTGCGCGTTGGATATCGCAGCAAGGATGCTCGATTTCCCGACGTTGGGCAGTCCCACAAGACCAACATCGGCAATCAGACGCAGCTCCAGCTTAAACTCCGCTTCCTCTCCAAGATCTCCGTTTTCGCAGAATCTTGGAGCTTTGCGTGCCGAACTTGAGAAATATCTGTTGCCTCTGCCTCCCCTGCCGCCCCTTGCAGCAAGAAAACGGTCTCCGGGCTCAACGAGATCTGCCAGCCCTTCTCCGGTTTTTGCATCATATATTATAGTCCCGCACGGAACATGGAGGATCGTGTCCTTGCCGGCTGCGCCGTTTTTTGCGTTCCCGCTGCCATGTGCACCGTTTGATCCTTTTATATTGCGCTGGTATTCAAGGTCGGCCAACGTTTGTATGTTGGTTGTGGCTTCAAATATTATACTCCCGCCCCTGCCTCCGTTGCCGCCGTCAGGGCCGCCGTTGGGTTTAAATCTCTCTCTTAAAAAACTCATGCAACCGTTTCCGCCCCGGCCTGCCTTAACGGAAATACGAACAGAATCTATAAACTTCATTTAATTACCTCGTCCCTGTAAATACCATAAATGGGGGCCTGTGAACATGGCCCCCCGAAATGACTGTCATTTTGCGTTATATTAAAGTGTTTCAGGTTCTACTGTTATGACCTTACGGTTTGCTCTTGTCAAAAAACGGACCTTGCCTGTTATAAGCGCAAACAGAGTAAAATCACGGCCTAGCCCTACGTTATGTCCCGGATGGTATTTTGTGCCGCGCTGGCGGACAATAATCGTTCCCGCATTGACAAACTGACCGTCGCTGCGTTTTACACCAAGATATTTCGGCTGACTGTCGCGGCCGTTGGTACTGCTTCCTTGTCCTTTTTTATGTGCCATAACTCAATATCCCCCTCTAGCAGGTAATTCCCTGTATTTCAATTGCTGTATACTGCTGGCGGTGTCCGCGGAATTTGCGATAGTTCTTTTTTCTGCGGTACTTAAAAACGATGACCTTGTCGTCTTTGCCATGCTCAAGCACTTTGCCGGTAACGACTGCCCCGCTTACATAAGGAGTTCCGACAACCGGTCCGTCGTCTTTGCCGAGAAGAAGCACCCTGTCAAATGATATCTGTGAACCCTCTTCCGCATTGAGCTTCTCCATCCGAAATTTGTCTCCTGCGGATACTCTGTACTGCTTGCCGCCTGTTTCGATAACTGCATACATACTTGTATGTTCCTCCCTCCGCTGCGTGTCAGGCAGCCTTACGACTTTAAAAGCCTGCACCAAGCGTATTCTATAACCTGTGTATTATATAGATTATCAAGGCTTTAGTCAATGACACACATATACGGATGGTTTGACGTTTACGTTAGAGCAGATGAAGTGCAGAGTTTTCAAGTAATACTCTGGCATGTTCGAGAGCTTCGGGTGATGTTTCGTCGCCGGCGAGCATGCGGGCGATTTCTCTTTCGCGCTCGGTCCCGCTTATTTCTGAAATGATGGTCTCATCGCCGTTTCTTTTTACAAGAAAATGCTGATCGGCCATGGCGGCTATGGTTGCCTCATGAGTTATAAGTATCGTTCTGCAGCGTTTTGCAAGCTGACGGAGTTTATATCCCGCAAGCAATGCGGTCTTTCCGCCCAGTCCGGCCTCCACCTCATCAAAAATAAGTGTCCCGGGCAGTTTGTCATCGCCAAGAGAAAGTTGGAGCGCTATCAATATCCTGCTTAATTCTCCGCCAGAAGCTGTTTTCCCTACTGGCAGCGGGTTTTGGTCCGGAAGGCGGAGCTTAAAGGAAGCGTTCTCGGCACCGGATGAACGTATCCTGTCCTGGTCTTCTATCTCAATTTCAAACGAGGCGTAATCCATGGCAAGCTCTCTGAGGTGGCTGTTAACTTCCGCCGCAAGAGCCCTTGCCGTATCTTTTCTTATCCTGCGCAGCTCCATCGCAAGCCTCGCCGTTTCTTTTCTAAGCTCCGCAGATCTGCGCTCCAGTTCTCCAAGTTCGCCGTGACTGCCCTTAAGCCATGATATTTCATGCTCCGCTTCATCCGCATAACCAAGTATGTCGGCACAATTCGCCAAATTTAGCGTCCGTTTGATTTTACGGACAATGCCTATCTTTTTTTCAAGTTTTTCTTTAGATTCTTCTATGCTTTCCCTTGCGCTTGCGCTGTTAAGTTCTGCCTGTAACATCTTTGATAGTTCCAGCGCCGAAGAAAGCATCTTTTCTATACATTCATGCCATTCGCCTTCGGTTCTGGAGACATTGGCATATATGTTCCTGCTGAGATTTTCTAGTTCCTCTATAATTCCGCCGCCTGCTGCGCCGCCTGAGAATTTCTCTGAAATAGCACGCAGCGCCTCGCTTCGAGCTGATTTTGAATCCAGAGACCTGAGCTCGGACTCCCATTCCTTCTCGCTGTCAGCGGAAAGTTCCAGCGCACGGATCTGCCTCAGTATGGTCTCCGCATCCTGGAACCGCTCTTCCGTCTCTTTGCGGCGTTTCCTTAGCGCAAGTATCTGTCGTTCCGTCGAAAGTGTTTCGTTAAATGTTTTTTCCAGCTCAGAACGTATGTTTTTCAGCTCTGCCGTTCCGCATGAGTCCACAAGTTCAAGCTGTTTCGACGGCTCAAGCAGGCCAAGCTGTGCAAACTGGCTTTGGATCACCACTTCTTTCTCCATTACAGAACATAGAAGGTTCAAAGTTACCGGCATATCCTGCAGAGTACACCGGCCGCGCCCGCTGCGACTGAATGTTCTCCTTGCAATGAGGATGTTTTCCTGCGGCTGGTATTCGTCCGGCAGTTCCGGGATATGATCCGTCGAGAGAATTACCTGTACGTCGGATAAGTCTTCGAGTGCGTGGATGTGATTTACCTGAGCCCTTTTGCCGGCAATAAATTCAAGCGCCCTTACTAAGCTGCTCTTCCCCGAGCCGCTTTCTCCCGTAATAACTATAAAATCACCTCTAAAATAAAGCTGTGCTTTTTTTATTCCTCCTACCCCGCGTACACGAAGCTCCTCTATCAACGCTAATCTCCTCCGTCCGTAATCCCATTGAACCCCCAGCGCAGTTTTTCCCTCAGCAGGTCGTAATAGCTTCTGTCGTTGAGCTGAATGGTGTTGACATATATATCGGGGTCGAGGGTAACCTCAAGGGAATCATCGGGTAGGAGCTCATATCCAAGCTGGCCGTCCTGAGTCAGCATCAGGCTCCTTGCATCTCCTTTGGGTATCACGACGGCCCTGTCGGTGCCTCCCAGGACGACAGGACGGGCATAGAGGGTGTGCGCGCATATAGGGGCAAGCAACATGCACTTGACGTGCGGCGGGACTATCGGCCCGCCGGCTGAAAGGGCATAGGCCGTTGAACCGGTGGGAGTTGAGAGTATAAGGCCGTCAGCAAGAAAGAGAGATAAAATTTCTTCTCCCACCCTTACCTCCAGGTCTATAACACGCGCAATATTGCCCTTTGAGATGACCAGATCATTGAGAGCATGGAGCTCATGGACAGCACGCCCTCCGCGCCATACAATCCCCTTCAGAAGGTCCCTGTGTTGGAGCGTGTATTTGTTTTCAAGTATAGCCGTTATGTCTTCTTTTGCGGATCCAGGGTCCCCTGTTGCGAGAAAGCCAAGCCTTCCAAGGTTTATGCCGTAAAGCGGGATCGGGTATCCGAAGGTATATCTTGCGGCCCGAAGGAATGTGCCGTCTCCTCCGAGTATTACCGCAAATGCAACTTCCTCGCGCCATATATTGTCAGGTATCTCAGGTATGCCGAGTA from Synergistaceae bacterium encodes the following:
- the nadD gene encoding nicotinate-nucleotide adenylyltransferase, whose amino-acid sequence is MDNSRKRRIGIMGGTFDPIHYGHLRAADEAHAAFELSEVLFVPTGQPPHKTGQHITSAEDRYIMTVLATVDCPYFDVSRIEIDRIGNSYTIETLRTLRKMPEYIDTEFYFITGLDAVLDIVSWKDPEDIMGMCKFVAVSRYGYTHKRMEELPDELRTAIIPLEIPLLAISSTELRDRVKNNRSIRFLVPPSVEHFIRKKHLYKENNRSWRTDL
- the obgE gene encoding GTPase ObgE, whose product is MKFIDSVRISVKAGRGGNGCMSFLRERFKPNGGPDGGNGGRGGSIIFEATTNIQTLADLEYQRNIKGSNGAHGSGNAKNGAAGKDTILHVPCGTIIYDAKTGEGLADLVEPGDRFLAARGGRGGRGNRYFSSSARKAPRFCENGDLGEEAEFKLELRLIADVGLVGLPNVGKSSILAAISNAQPRIADYPFTTLSPNLGVLTTGYEQVVIADIPGLIEGAHMNKGLGLEFLRHIDRCRLLIHVLSLECGDFDAMIDELETVRSEMRLYDDKLADRPYFVVANKVDELNGPDELTCRLREHFKSQDIPFCVVSALTEEGIPEMVKQIITFTDANPRPHSEVRLYALETSNEDKVPVRRRNKIQIIRLHGGGYRIMHRQLEKATERYDMGQDENVARFTLLLRKYKVEQLLEAAGAKDGDSVIIGYKEFNFYPDYYPSDFPDDDPDETAGSQVPGEEE
- the rpmA gene encoding 50S ribosomal protein L27 — its product is MAHKKGQGSSTNGRDSQPKYLGVKRSDGQFVNAGTIIVRQRGTKYHPGHNVGLGRDFTLFALITGKVRFLTRANRKVITVEPETL
- the rplU gene encoding 50S ribosomal protein L21 — protein: MYAVIETGGKQYRVSAGDKFRMEKLNAEEGSQISFDRVLLLGKDDGPVVGTPYVSGAVVTGKVLEHGKDDKVIVFKYRRKKNYRKFRGHRQQYTAIEIQGITC
- a CDS encoding AAA family ATPase, producing MIEELRVRGVGGIKKAQLYFRGDFIVITGESGSGKSSLVRALEFIAGKRAQVNHIHALEDLSDVQVILSTDHIPELPDEYQPQENILIARRTFSRSGRGRCTLQDMPVTLNLLCSVMEKEVVIQSQFAQLGLLEPSKQLELVDSCGTAELKNIRSELEKTFNETLSTERQILALRKRRKETEERFQDAETILRQIRALELSADSEKEWESELRSLDSKSARSEALRAISEKFSGGAAGGGIIEELENLSRNIYANVSRTEGEWHECIEKMLSSALELSKMLQAELNSASARESIEESKEKLEKKIGIVRKIKRTLNLANCADILGYADEAEHEISWLKGSHGELGELERRSAELRKETARLAMELRRIRKDTARALAAEVNSHLRELAMDYASFEIEIEDQDRIRSSGAENASFKLRLPDQNPLPVGKTASGGELSRILIALQLSLGDDKLPGTLIFDEVEAGLGGKTALLAGYKLRQLAKRCRTILITHEATIAAMADQHFLVKRNGDETIISEISGTEREREIARMLAGDETSPEALEHARVLLENSALHLL
- a CDS encoding NAD(+)/NADH kinase, translating into MQANNIGLLFNTQKPEATDLAGRLCAWGRSEGINFMLPPHEASVLGIPEIPDNIWREEVAFAVILGGDGTFLRAARYTFGYPIPLYGINLGRLGFLATGDPGSAKEDITAILENKYTLQHRDLLKGIVWRGGRAVHELHALNDLVISKGNIARVIDLEVRVGEEILSLFLADGLILSTPTGSTAYALSAGGPIVPPHVKCMLLAPICAHTLYARPVVLGGTDRAVVIPKGDARSLMLTQDGQLGYELLPDDSLEVTLDPDIYVNTIQLNDRSYYDLLREKLRWGFNGITDGGD